The following are from one region of the Paenibacillus sp. KS-LC4 genome:
- a CDS encoding sigma factor-like helix-turn-helix DNA-binding protein encodes MDEARTVIDFYKKELYRIGWRIQYQAKKQRKHECSLTYEPVRPDSAAAQLEQKLLVQQLLAALPSQQARTIIQELYLQGKTEAQAAKALNMSQQAVNKWKQKTLKQLCQMMSS; translated from the coding sequence ATGGATGAAGCGAGGACGGTCATTGATTTTTATAAAAAAGAGCTCTACCGCATTGGCTGGCGTATTCAGTATCAGGCGAAGAAGCAGCGCAAGCATGAATGCTCGCTGACTTATGAGCCCGTCCGTCCAGACAGCGCCGCGGCTCAGCTGGAGCAGAAATTACTAGTGCAGCAGCTGCTCGCAGCGCTCCCTTCACAGCAGGCTCGAACGATCATTCAAGAGCTGTATTTGCAGGGCAAGACGGAGGCGCAAGCGGCCAAGGCGCTGAATATGAGCCAGCAGGCGGTGAACAAATGGAAGCAGAAAACGCTAAAGCAGCTATGTCAGATGATGAGTTCCTGA